One Salvia splendens isolate huo1 chromosome 22, SspV2, whole genome shotgun sequence DNA segment encodes these proteins:
- the LOC121786644 gene encoding uncharacterized protein LOC121786644 — protein sequence MKRPKKQPSVVDFIKQNKVDVIGLLETKMDADSMKTFMGKYFRSWQFTHNLSQLTCGRMLLIWNPQTAKVDIVKKKQAIHTRIRCTRTLNEFNYSIVYGLYTDKERHLIWSSVIDFCGQVDPFLISGDFNSSPEERTRGTRRTPNKESKELIATCALLGLQDVTAIGCEFTWTNGRVFSKIDRIMVNEGWHNAGYLSSARFPPPGARTDHSPAIATLFGELRSFPKPFKIFNFWLTHAGFEPLLRDHWRTPIQGCKQFVLMERGKEFKKILKSFNFKEFSNLSQRVKDYTKEMEDLKLEAGRDTGNAEIQDRIRDIRSKVLFYSTSEKAFYGQKSRLKHLCRATGIQLFPFSCQEEQLEEHDHPLQQRRWFSLLKSLNTTAISLIPKTSTNSKVSDFRPIAYCNVVYKVITKIFSKRLEMLLPKIVSPAQSAFITGRSIMDNIYLAEEIMRGYTVKRGPPRCTVKIDLRKAYDTVDWSFLWGVLQGLNFHPFFIHLIMECVISPSYTITVNGSHHGYFRGKRGLRQGDHMSPPLFILCMEYLSRLLLTRTTREFSFHKRCGQTGITHLAFADDLLLFGRGDLISMQILADTMEEFYACSGLGINRGKSNMFIAGTNKVPKETLLQVFGFPEGSLPIKYLGIPLASKRLVSSDYGQLIDKLSDKIKKWPSKTLSFVGRLELITSVVKGVEAYWLQAFPIPWTIIEKLIGIARTFLWGKKYGQVAWDDVCKPKKVGGLGVRNLKAWNSALHAKTLWSIHSKKDSLWIRWIHAEYIRNNSIWDWTVHKKNDSMLIKKLLSIRDEMLDRCTRDEITALWSTWFAGKGVHEAYEWFRPRGRLYTRNHLHFLENLDPTCQLCRWEEEPADHLFFKCPKTWAVWGKIMPWLGIARRLTTIRSVIKWARRQIRGSQIVQMAIRIALMASVAIIWRTWNKVIFDGKA from the exons ATGAAGCGCCCCAAGAAGCAACCGTCAGTTGTAGACTtcatcaaacaaaacaaagtgGATGTCATCGGCCTCCTTGAAACAAAGATGGATGCCGACAGTATGAAGACCTTCATGGGAAAGTATTTTCGTTCATGGCAGTTTACACACAACCTTTCACAGCTCACATGTGGAAGGATGCTTCTCATCTGGAACCCTCAAACGGCAAAGGTTGACATTGTGAAAAAAAAACAGGCTATTCACACAAGAATTAGGTGCACTCGTACTTTGAATGAGTTCAACTATTCTATTGTTTATGGCCTCTACACTGACAAGGAACGACACCTTATTTGGAGCTCGGTTATTGATTTTTGTGGACAGGTGGATCCCTTCCTCATCAGTGGGGACTTCAACTCGTCTCCGGAGGAAAGAACCAGGGGAACAAGACGCACACCGAACAAAGAATCCAAAGAGTTGATTGCTACATGTGCGTTGCTTGGACTGCAGGATGTTACAGCCATAGGCTGTGAGTTCACTTGGACGAATGGTCGGGTTTTTAGCAAGATTGATAGAATCATGGTGAACGAGGGATGGCACAACGCAGGCTACCTCAGCTCAGCTCGCTTTCCTCCACCAGGTGCTAGAACAGACCACTCGCCGGCCATCGCTACCCTCTTTGGAGAATTGAGGTCATTTCCTAAAcccttcaaaattttcaatttttggcTAACACATGCTGGTTTCGAGCCACTTTTGAGAGATCACTGGAGGACTCCTATCCAAGGATGCAAGCAATTCGTTCTTATGGAAAGGGGAAAGGAATTTAAGAAGATTCTCAAGTCTTTCAATTTCAAGGAGTTCAGCAATCTTTCGCAGAGAGTCAAGGACTACACTAAGGAAATGGAAGACCTTAAGTTGGAAGCAGGCAGAGATACTGGGAATGCAGAGATTCAGGACCGTATCAGGGATATCAGATCGAAAGTTCTCTTCTACAGCACGTCAGAGAAGGCTTTCTATGGACAGAAATCACGCCTAAAGCACCTTTGCAGAGCGACAGGAATACAGCTTTTTCCATTCTCTTGTCAAGAGGAACAACTCGAGGAACATGATCACCCTCTTCAGCAGAGAAGATGGTTCAGT CTTCTGAAAAGCCTCAATACGACAGCCATTTCTCTTATCCCGAAGACTTCCACGAACTCCAAAGTCAGTGACTTTAGACCGATTGCCTATTGCAATGTGGTCTACAAGGTGATCACAAAAATCTTTTCGAAGCGGCTTGAGATGCTCCTCCCTAAGATTGTTAGCCCAGCTCAGTCGGCTTTCATCACGGGGCGGAGCATCATGGACAATATCTACCTTGCGGAGGAGATCATGAGAGGTTACACAGTCAAGAGAGGGCCACCGAGATGCACTGTCAAGATTGATCTCCGGAAAGCATACGACACAGTTGACTGGAGTTTCTTGTGGGGCGTGCTTCAAGGCCTCAACTTCCACCCTTTCTTTATCCACTTGATCATGGAGTGCGTTATTTCACCTTCGTACACGATCACGGTGAACGGTAGCCACCACGGCTACTTCAGAGGTAAAAGGGGTCTTAGACAGGGAGACCACATGTCCCCTCCTCTGTTTATTTTATGCATGGAATATCTGTCGCGTTTACTCCTTACCCGCACTACTAGGGAATTTTCTTTCCATAAAAGATGCGGGCAAACGGGCATTACTCACCTTGCTTTTGCAGACGATCTCCTTCTGTTCGGCAGGGGAGACTTGATTTCTATGCAGATTTTAGCAGACACGATGGAGGAATTCTACGCATGCTCAGGACTAGGGATCAATCGGGGAAAGTCTAACATGTTCATTGCAGGCACCAACAAAGTTCCCAAGGAGACTTTGCTGCAAGTGTTTGGCTTCCCAGAAGGCTCCCTTCCAATCAAGTATTTGGGCATTCCACTCGCTTCGAAGAGACTTGTTTCTTCAGACTATGGCCAACTGATCGACAAGCTTTCAGACAAAATCAAAAAATGGCCAAGTAAGACTCTTTCTTTTGTTGGGCGCTTGGAACTGATTACATCTGTCGTGAAGGGAGTGGAAGCATACTGGCTCCAAGCCTTTCCGATACCTTGGACAATCATTGAGAAGCTTATTGGGATTGCCCGTACTTTCCTTTGGGGGAAGAAGTATGGTCAAGTTGCTTGGGATGATGTTTGCAAGCCGAAGAAGGTAGGGGGTTTGGGAGTCAGAAACCTCAAGGCTTGGAATTCGGCACTTCATGCCAAGACCCTCTGGAGCATTCACTCGAAGAAGGACTCCCTCTGGATTCGATGGATTCATGCAGAATACATCAGGAATAATTCTATCTGGGATTGGACGGTGCACAAGAAGAACGACTCCATGCTCATAAAGAAGCTCTTGTCCATCCGGGATGAGATGTTGGACAGATGCACCCGAGACGAGATCACAGCACTCTGGAGTACTTGGTTCGCGGGAAAAGGGGTTCACGAGGCATATGAGTGGTTTAGGCCGAGAG GACGCCTTTACACACGGAATCACCTCCACTTCTTGGAGAACTTGGACCCTACTTGTCAGCTTTGTCGTTGGGAGGAGGAACCAGCAGACCATCTCTTCTTCAAATGCCCGAAGACTTGGGCTGTTTGGGGAAAGATCATGCCGTGGCTTGGCATCGCGAGGAGATTGACGACGATCAGGAGTGTCATCAAATGGGCACGACGGCAGATCAGAGGTTCACAGATTGTTCAAATGGCGATTAGGATTGCACTCATGGCTTCAGTGGCGATCATTTGGAGAACGTGGAACAAGGTTATCTTCGATGGGAAGGCATGA